In Helianthus annuus cultivar XRQ/B chromosome 9, HanXRQr2.0-SUNRISE, whole genome shotgun sequence, the following are encoded in one genomic region:
- the LOC110879968 gene encoding uncharacterized protein LOC110879968 has translation MALQTPLRPPTTATSPAIGTNVGLRRPVKLLPLQSSYSLSPSLQLLLPRHRPSTAPKFAMRAASKQAYICRDCGYIYNDKTPFEKLPDKYFCPVCGAPKRRFREYTPAVTKNANSTDVRKARKAELQRDEAVGKALPIAIAVGVVALAGLYFYLNNTF, from the exons ATGGCTCTCCAAACGCCACTCAGGCCACCAACCACCGCCACATCTCCGGCGATCGGCACCAATGTGGGCCTACGCCGCCCAGTCAAACTCCTACCTCTGCAGTCATCATACTCTCTCTCACCATCCCTTCAACTATTGCTTCCACGTCACCGGCCTTCAACTGCACCCAAGTTTGCTATGCGGGCTGCTTCTAAACAAGCTTACATTTGCCGCGACTGCGG GTACATTTATAATGATAAAACTCCATTTGAGAAGCTTCCTGATAAATACTTCTGCCCAG TTTGTGGTGCCCCAAAAAGAAGGTTCAGGGAATACACACCTGCTGTGACCAAAAATGCTAATTCAACAGATGTTAGAAAGGCCCGAAAAGCTGAACTCCAGAGAGATGAAGCCGTCGG GAAAGCATTGCCAATTGCAATTGCGGTTGGAGTTGTCGCACTTGCTGGCTTGTACTTCTACCTCAACAACACTTTCTAG
- the LOC110879967 gene encoding uncharacterized protein LOC110879967 — protein sequence MVSLGTQGVVFLLAIVSLATCAQYSEARVKPENGVKSMVYLSPKITLHPGSVSNKTYYDIEFPKGHIAVKSFNAEVVDEAGNPVSLQQTYVHHWVAVRYYQRTGVKDDRIIAGNAGLCDHGRSQFFGMGSETRKTSTYVPDPYGIEVGNPLNVPAGYEEKWMFDIHAIDTRGAVDAIGCNECRCDLYNVTKDKDGLPLRPNYVGGLHCCYDGTQCKVKNGFKSVERNVYFKYTVKWVDWSDSVVPVKVFIFDVTDTWQDTGIHNCLFEYDVEKSATNNYTNVRKSSVSFPTAGDVIYGFAQQYIGGIGSALYGEDGSVICASKPIYGKGKDIGDEAGYIVGMSTCYPKPGSVKIAKGETVTLESYYSSKKRHTGVLGLFYILVAESS from the exons ATGGTGTCCCTTGGAACTCAAGGTGTGGTGTTCTTATTAGCCATCGTGTCATTGGCAACGTGTGCTCAATATTCCGAAGCTCGTGTAAAACCTGAAAACGGGGTGAAATCAATGGTGTATTTATCACCTAAGATAACGCTACATCCGGGTTCAGTTTCAAACAAAACCTACTATGATATCGAGTTCCCAAAAGGTCATATTGCGGTTAAAAGTTTCAACGCTGAAGTTGTTGATGAAGCAGGGAACCCTGTTTCTCTTCAACAAACTTATGTCCACCACTGGGTTGCGGTAAGATACTACCAACGCACGGGCGTTAAAGATGATCGAATTATTGCCGGGAATGCTGGATTATGCGATCATGGCCGTTCCCAGTTCTTTGGAATGGGATCTGAAACGCGAAAAACATCGACGTATGTTCCTGATCCATACGGGATTGAAGTGGGTAACCCACTTAACGTTCCAGCTGGATACGAAGAGAAATGGATGTTTGATATCCACGCGATCGACACTCGGGGTGCAGTAGATGCAATTGGATGTAATGAGTGCAGATGTGATTTATATAATGTGACTAAGGATAAAGATGGTCTGCCGTTGAGACCAAATTATGTGGGCGGGTTGCACTGTTGCTATGATGGAACACAATGCAAAGTGAAAAATGGGTTTAAAAGCGTTGAAAGAAACGTTTACTTTAAGTATACGGTTAAGTGGGTTGATTGGAGTGACTCCGTAGTTCCTGTTAAAGTCTTTATATTCGATGTTACTGATACTTGGCAAGACACAGGAATCCATAATTGTCTT TTCGAGTACGATGTTGAAAAATCTGCGACTAATAACTACACCAACGTCAGAAAGTCAAGTGTGAGTTTTCCGACGGCTGGTGATGTCATTTATGGTTTTGCACAGCAGTACATTGGCGGAATCGGTTCTGCGCTTTATGGGGAG GATGGAAGCGTTATTTGCGCGTCTAAACCTATATATGGGAAAGGAAAAGATATAGGAGATGAAGCTGGGTACATTGTAGGAATGTCCACTTGTTATCCTAAACCGGGGTCTGTGAAGATAGCTAAAGGCGAAACTGTAACTTTGGAGTCTTATTACAGCAGTAAAAAGAGGCATACCGGAGTTTTGGGGCTCTTCTATATTCTTGTTGCAGAGTCGTCTTAG